The DNA segment AACGAAACCTTTCACTAGGACTGCATAGATATAGGCGAACAAAACCTTCCCCTTCGATCTACACATACAAATAAATCGCAAAAAAATGACAAGCGCATCCGCCCAGCACAAACGCATGCCAGATGGCGTGGTTGTACGGAATTCGTTTACTGACGTAGAAAATTACGCCAAGCGTATAAACAATCCCACCTACGGCCAGTAGCGTTACACCGCCCCATGCCAGCTTAGTTGCCAACTGATAGATAACAATTAATGACAGCCATCCCATTGTGAGGTAGGTGATAAGTGAAAGCACTTCAAAACGATGGGCAAACGCGAGTTTGAACAAAATACCAAACAGCGCAATTCCCCAGATGACCCCCATCAACCATTTGGCTAAGGTGGAATCTAATCCAACCAGCAGGAATGGGGTATAGGTACCGGCTATCAATAAATAGATGGCGCAGTGGTCAAACACCTTCAGCCAGCGTTTAACGTTCTGATGCGAAATCGCGTGATAGAGCGTAGATGCAAGAAACAGCAAAATCATGCTACCGCCGTAAAGGCTGTAGCTGGCAATGGCTGTCGCATCGGCACCGGTACCAATGGCTTGAACCAACAATAAAACCAGACCGACGATCCCTAGAATAAAACCAATTCCGTGGCTGATGCTGTTGGCAACTTCCTCTGCCAGTGAATATCCCTGCTGAACAATGTTTGCCTTTGCCATAGTGCGGCACTACCTCTGTTGAACAATGGAAATCATGCTATTGCTTAAAACTAGAGCTAGGTTATCTGAGAATTAT comes from the Hafnia alvei genome and includes:
- the trhA gene encoding PAQR family membrane homeostasis protein TrhA encodes the protein MAKANIVQQGYSLAEEVANSISHGIGFILGIVGLVLLLVQAIGTGADATAIASYSLYGGSMILLFLASTLYHAISHQNVKRWLKVFDHCAIYLLIAGTYTPFLLVGLDSTLAKWLMGVIWGIALFGILFKLAFAHRFEVLSLITYLTMGWLSLIVIYQLATKLAWGGVTLLAVGGIVYTLGVIFYVSKRIPYNHAIWHAFVLGGCACHFFAIYLYV